The Glycine soja cultivar W05 chromosome 8, ASM419377v2, whole genome shotgun sequence genome has a window encoding:
- the LOC114424272 gene encoding agamous-like MADS-box protein AGL82: protein MCLERMPMELIQKEKARKTTFNKRKKGLLKKAYEFSILCAVDVGIIIYAPKFLDEPETWPQDQDSRELKRVIQKYQNTTSDRCPKVYSVQEYFNDKMKKIEGEISKVHKEKIKLMYPTWNDSYNTLGEEQLRMFVSILDAKFDACSQRMNMLKKGKDKVETLTPYMTSNVGMQNMSQTQFFPPSDNNQVAFYPFQLSQSSQPSMFHFDKSCMQLMGKSTMVDWADQVGVDANCDPKMGVVLKEDGSDKNQNSYYNRNLPSHLQYDATFQTLPDQPRQPPGFELNGFYDSNMLQPHFFNYMHGRN, encoded by the coding sequence ATGTGTCTTGAAAGAATGCCTATGGAACTCATTCAGAAGGAGAAAGCTCGCAAGACAACATtcaacaagagaaagaaaggaTTATTGAAGAAAGCTTATGAATTTTCCATTCTTTGTGCGGTTGATGTTGGTATAATTATCTATGCCCCCAAGTTTCTTGATGAACCTGAAACATGGCCCCAAGACCAAGACTCAAGAGAGTTAAAACGTGTCATTCAAAAATATCAGAACACCACTAGTGACAGATGTCCTAAGGTGTATAGTGTGCAAGAGTATTTTAACgacaaaatgaaaaagattgaAGGTGAGATTTCCAAAGTGCACAAAGAGAAGATCAAACTCATGTATCCAACTTGGAATGACTCTTACAATACTCTTGGAGAGGAACAATTGAGGATGTTTGTTAGTATTTTGGATGCTAAGTTTGATGCTTGTAGTCAAAGGATGAATATGTTAAAGAAGGGAAAAGACAAAGTTGAGACACTTACTCCCTACATGACCTCAAATGTAGGTATGCAAAACATGTCTCAAACACAATTTTTCCCACCTAGTGATAACAACCAAGTAGCATTTTACCCATTTCAACTTAGCCAAAGTTCTCAACCTTCTATGTTCCATTTTGATAAAAGTTGTATGCAATTGATGGGAAAAAGTACAATGGTGGATTGGGCTGATCAAGTTGGTGTTGATGCTAATTGTGATCCCAAAATGGGTGTAGTACTAAAGGAGGATGGATCTGACAAAAATCAAAACTCCTACTACAATAGAAATCTTCCTTCTCACTTGCAATATGATGCAACTTTCCAGACCCTACCAGATCAACCAAGACAACCACCAGGATTTGAACTTAATGGTTTTTATGATTCAAATATGCTTCAACCTCATTTTTTTAACTACATGCATGGAAGAAACTAA